From a region of the Rhipicephalus microplus isolate Deutch F79 chromosome X, USDA_Rmic, whole genome shotgun sequence genome:
- the LOC142776110 gene encoding uncharacterized protein LOC142776110, with the protein MQSAVNKADQLTHFLAGLTNSFDVICLTETWYRHETDVLRMPGYNSFYVNRTAKRGGGVALLVKNTYVCELLSEHCFCNEDIEMLTVKSACQTFSVLYRRPQGNLSTFFYYFEREIFFFNSEKFSSCIAGDFNIDMSTPSPAQQQLSSIIQAAGFHSVISSPTRITATCSSLLDLIITNSNSAFLSGRIAVDISDHLPIFLFLQKQIDSKANTKTQRQLLSQERLEQFRSRIALVDWAPVYKENTADGAYSKFLEMFLLLYNACFPIVTINAPKNARKPWMTSQLTRQVKKKHKMFAVFIKTRDTDVLAQYKSLRNRLNREIRVARTAYYNNLFDKNLSKKPKEKWRCLNMLLNRNTIGRNITSLVIEGNETSGSHLANTFNKFFSEVGHSDFNAGISSFLGDKLGPSLFFAPTDETEVFSICRKLKDTSSLDTHNIQSRPVKYVLDIITPCLTHIYNTALTTAHFPADMQLARVTVIYKKGDANVLGNYRPVSILPYFSKGLEQLIRVRLNGFLLKHSVITDCQYGFTQNRSTEHALLVQKEYILKNFETQLLTLGIFVDFSKAFDCLNHDILFAKLEHYGVRGHALNLLKSYLGSRSQYVVINNCASQTLSISNGVPQGSILGPLLFNVYINDIPNISTHAKYIIYADDTSLFFSSNDIGHLEKIANDALSSLAMWSSVNSLKINKQKTKAVLFLPKRKQVFLPPCLYLGDTVIECVDTFKSLGITFSNTMSWDAHVNNLSTTLSRIIGITSRNRYIFPTKTKLTLYYAFFYSHISYCLLVWGNTTVSNIIKLQALQKKMLRAIVNGSYDSPTKHIFLQYNIVPVNKLFDYRFACFYKRIIRKNDPFLSKIAPLTFRHSSYDTRAQSSYVLPKCRTNYGFSMLSYIVPNFLNTSFYDCLNTMSLSAIRKSIIRQYVSL; encoded by the coding sequence ATGCAATCTGCTGTGAACAAAGCTGATCAACTGACCCATTTTTTGGCAGGCTTAACAAACTCGTTTGACGTCATCTGTTTAACTGAAACGTGGTACCGTCATGAAACGGATGTTTTGCGCATGCCCGGCTATAATTCTTTTTATGTTAACCGTACAGCGAAGCGTGGGGGAGGTGTTGCGCTACTAGTGAAAAACACCTATGTCTGTGAACTGCTATCTGAACACTGCTTTTGTAACGAGGACATAGAAATGCTAACTGTGAAGTCGGCCTGTCAAACATTCTCAGTCCTTTATCGCCGCCCTCAGGGAAATTTATCcacatttttttattactttgaaCGCGAGATATTCTTTTTCAATTCAGAAAAATTCTCTTCTTGTATAGCTGGAGACTTCAACATAGATATGAGCACTCCCAGCCCCGCGCAGCAACAGTTGTCATCAATCATCCAGGCTGCCGGTTTTCACAGTGTAATTAGTAGTCCTACACGAATCACTGCTACTTGCTCTTCACTGCTGGACCTTATAATTACTAATAGCAATAGTGCGTTCCTTTCCGGCCGCATAGCAGTCGAtataagtgaccacttgcctattttCTTGTTTCTGCAAAAGCAAATCGATTCAAAAGCAAATACAAAAACTCAGCGGCAACTTTTGTCTCAAGAGAGGCTCGAACAATTCAGGAGCCGCATTGCTTTAGTGGATTGGGCTCCAGTATACAAAGAAAATACAGCTGACGGTGCTTACAGCAAATTCCTAGAAATGTTTCTTTTGTTATACAACGCGTGTTTTCCCATTGTTACTATAAATGCACCTAAGAATGCCCGTAAACCCTGGATGACCAGTCAGCTTACACGACAAgttaaaaagaaacacaagatgTTTGCGGTGTTCATTAAAACGAGAGACACCGACGTACTAGCACAGTACAAATCACTGCGCAACCGCTTGAATAGAGAAATTAGAGTAGCAAGAACTGCTTATTACAATAACTTATTCGACAAAAATCTTTCTAAAAAGCCAAAAGAAAAATGGAGATGCTTAAACATGCTTTTAAATAGAAACACGATCGGCAGAAATATAACAAGTTTAGTAATTGAAGGCAACGAAACGTCCGGCTCGCATCTCGCTAACACTTTTAATAAATTTTTCTCTGAGGTAGGTCACAGTGATTTCAATGCTGGAATCTCTAGTTTTCTAGGCGACAAACTAGGACCATCCTTATTTTTTGCACCAACAGATGAAACGGAAGTTTTTTCTATATGCAGAAAGTTAAAAGATACCTCTAGTCTTGATACGCACAATATTCAAAGTCGGCCAGTGAAGTATGTTCTTGATATAATTACGCCTTGTCTAACACACATTTATAACACCGCGCTTACAACAGCTCATTTTCCTGCTGATATGCAACTAGCCAGGGTGACCGTGATTTATAAGAAAGGAGACGCCAACGTTTTGGGAAACTACAGGCCAGTGTCTATTCTTCCGTATTTCTCTAAGGGGTTAGAACAACTAATCCGCGTTCGACTCAACGGCTTTCTTCTTAAACATTCCGTAATAACTGACTGTCAATATGGCTTTACGCAAAACAGATCTACGGAACATGCGCTACTTGTTCAAAAagaatatatattaaaaaatttTGAGACACAGCTCTTAACTCTTGGTATTTTTGTTGATTTCAGCAAAGCCTTCGACTGCTTAAATcatgatattctttttgcaaaaTTAGAGCACTACGGTGTACGTGGACACGCCCTTAACCTATTGAAGTCATACCTGGGCTCACGGTCTCAATACGTAGTCATTAACAATTGCGCTTCACAGACTCTAAGTATTTCaaatggcgtccctcagggtagCATTTTGGGGCCGCTGCTATTTAatgtatatataaatgatattccTAATATCAGCACTCATGCGAAATAcattatatatgcagatgacaccagcCTATTTTTTTCCTCTAATGACATAGGACACTTAGAAAAAATTGCAAACGATGCGCTCTCATCACTTGCTATGTGGTCTTCAGTTAACTCTTTGAAAATAAACAAACAGAAAACGAAAGCAGTACTTTTCCTACCTAAAAGAAAACAAGTGTTTCTACCTCCCTGCTTATACCTAGGTGATACTGTGATCGAGTGCGTGGACACCTTTAAATCATTAGGAATAACATTCAGTAATACAATGTCATGGGACGCACATGTTAATAATCTTTCCACAACACTCTCTAGAATAATTGGAATCACTTCTCGTAACAGATATATTTTTCCAACCAAAACAAAACTTACTTTGTACTATGCATTTTTCTATTCCCATATAAGCTATTGCCTACTAGTCTGGGGCAATACAACGGTGTCAAATATAATAAAACTACAAGCCCTACAAAAGAAAATGCTCCGCGCAATTGTGAATGGCTCCTACGATTCGCCCACTAAACATATCTTCCTACAATATAATATTGTACCAGTCAACAAATTATTCGACTACAGATTTGCATGTTTTTATAAAAGAATAATAAGGAAAAATGACCCCTTTTTATCTAAAATTGCTCCACTTACGTTTCGCCACTCATCATATGATACTAGAGCCCAAAGTAGTTATGTATTACCAAAGTGTAGAACAAATTATGGTTTTTCTATGTTGAGTTATATTGTGCCAAATTTCTTGAACACATCATTTTATGACTGCCTGAATACTATGTCTCTTTCTGCCATTCGCAAGAGCATTATTCGGCAATATGTATCATTGTAA
- the LOC142775251 gene encoding uncharacterized protein LOC142775251 — translation MPPAIDVVKAIEDFKREMRAEIRTMNQSITFCSSTADDFKSALAELKTLTAEVKRTREDCAILRQENKDLTERLDKAESKILELEQYSRLNNVEIKGLPLTVKDRAAEMALRIAQTIKIPLDLADIDIAHSVKTKNSNDANLIIRFTTRTKRNHFLEAAKKANLSTSDIDFTGPKQRIYVNEHLTPHNKRLLGAAIGKKREMSWKYVWTKNGSILARKTETSDVIRINCQADLSRMT, via the coding sequence ATGCCTCCCGCGATTGATGTTGTAAAGGCTATTGAAGACTTCAAGCGCGAAATGCGCGCTGAAATCCGAACGATGAATCAGAGCATAACATTTTGTTCTAGCACAGCTGATGATTTCAAAAGTGCTCTAGCGGAACTGAAAACTCTGACTGCTGAGGTCAAGAGGACAAGAGAGGATTGTGCCATTTTAAGGCAAGAAAACAAGGACCTAACCGAAAGGCTAGATAAAGCTGAAAGCAAAATCCTAGAACTAGAGCAATACAGCAGGCTCAATAATGTAGAAATAAAGGGCTTGCCACTCACGGTTAAAGACAGAGCCGCGGAGATGGCCTTGAGGATTGCGCAAACTATCAAGATTCCTCTCGACCTAGCAGACATTGACATTGCCCATAGCGTCAAGACCAAAAATAGTAACGATGCTAATCTTATTATCAGATTCACGACCCGAACCAAACGAAACCATTTTCTTGAGGCAGCAAAGAAAGCAAACCTGTCAACTTCTGATATTGACTTCACGGGGCCCAAACAGCGGATCTACGTCAATGAACATTTGACACCACACAACAAACGCCTTCTTGGCGCAGCTATCGGGAAGAAAAGGGAAATGTCTTGGAAATACGTGTGGACAAAGAACGGCAGCATACTAGCACGCAAAACGGAGACCTCCGATGTCATTCGGATCAACTGCCAAGCTGATTTGTCGAGAATGACTTAG